In Psychrobacter ciconiae, the following are encoded in one genomic region:
- a CDS encoding YaiI/YqxD family protein: MQIWVDADAIPLVAKDIIIKTAERTQTCAIFVANQPIKLKKSKLLTMTVVPQGFDKADDFIAESCQNGDLVITSDIPLANDVLEKGAKVLSPRGVIYNQDNIKQKLNMRDFMDTMRGTGVLDLQDMSGQKPFGDRDKKAFADGMNRLVR; this comes from the coding sequence ATGCAAATTTGGGTTGATGCTGACGCCATTCCGCTGGTTGCCAAAGACATCATCATCAAAACGGCTGAGCGGACCCAAACTTGCGCCATTTTTGTTGCCAATCAGCCGATTAAACTTAAAAAATCAAAGCTATTAACGATGACCGTCGTGCCGCAAGGCTTTGATAAAGCCGATGATTTTATCGCCGAATCTTGTCAAAATGGCGATTTGGTCATCACCAGTGACATTCCGCTTGCCAACGACGTGTTAGAAAAAGGCGCAAAAGTGCTCTCCCCGCGCGGCGTCATTTACAATCAGGACAACATCAAGCAAAAGCTGAACATGCGTGACTTTATGGACACCATGCGCGGAACGGGTGTTTTGGATTTGCAAGACATGTCAGGACAAAAACCGTTTGGCGATCGCGATAAAAAAGCCTTTGCCGATGGCATGAACCGCTTGGTTCGCTAG
- a CDS encoding metallophosphoesterase has protein sequence MIIDIIGDIHGNADKLKGLLNQLNYRHNGTYFEPPSGHRALFIGDLIDRGSQELATLEIVFAMIDNDVADAVMGNHEYNALAFATPNPYQPEEYLRSHSEVHRRQHEAFLKEAPMGSEQHRYWLKRFYEIPLWLETDYACFVHACWDVDSMAVLKPLLTENNCLAYDALVATSQKDTPEFDALERVLKGVETPLPEGLVMVDKEGAERKNVRVRWWLDDLQSKTIHEIARAPKSNLALIPTDALAENINFALKTQKPVFVGHYWLTGNPEPLSPQVICTDYSAAVDSGYLTCYQLDTKNPLPLSADNFIQFVHD, from the coding sequence ATGATTATTGATATTATTGGTGACATTCATGGCAATGCAGATAAGCTTAAAGGCTTGCTCAATCAGCTCAACTATCGGCACAACGGCACGTATTTTGAGCCGCCAAGCGGTCATCGGGCGCTATTTATCGGCGATTTGATTGACCGCGGGTCGCAAGAGCTTGCCACCCTTGAAATCGTCTTTGCCATGATTGATAACGACGTTGCTGATGCGGTAATGGGCAATCATGAGTACAATGCGCTGGCGTTTGCCACCCCAAATCCGTATCAGCCGGAGGAGTATTTGCGCTCTCATAGTGAGGTTCACCGCCGTCAACATGAGGCGTTTTTAAAAGAGGCACCGATGGGCTCAGAGCAGCATCGCTACTGGCTCAAGCGCTTTTATGAGATTCCACTTTGGCTTGAAACCGATTACGCCTGCTTTGTTCATGCCTGTTGGGATGTTGATAGTATGGCGGTGCTAAAGCCATTATTGACCGAAAATAATTGCTTAGCTTATGACGCACTGGTGGCAACCTCGCAAAAGGACACGCCGGAGTTTGACGCGCTTGAACGGGTCTTAAAGGGGGTCGAAACGCCACTTCCTGAAGGTTTAGTGATGGTCGATAAAGAAGGCGCTGAGCGTAAAAACGTCCGTGTTCGCTGGTGGCTTGATGATTTGCAGTCAAAAACCATTCACGAGATTGCGCGAGCGCCAAAATCAAACTTGGCGCTTATCCCAACCGATGCTTTGGCGGAAAACATCAATTTTGCCTTAAAAACACAAAAACCGGTGTTCGTTGGTCACTATTGGTTAACTGGAAACCCTGAGCCGCTTAGCCCTCAGGTGATTTGTACTGATTATTCAGCGGCGGTCGATAGCGGTTATCTGACTTGTTATCAGCTTGACACAAAAAATCCGCTACCATTATCGGCAGACAATTTTATTCAGTTTGTTCATGACTGA
- a CDS encoding hemolysin family protein has product MSLLTASVFIFILIAISAFVSSSELALASSRKIKLQVMAKEGEIRALDVLGMQEQPGSFITVVQVALNAVAILAGAIGESAISPYLEQLFHHEVAASIVSFVIVTSVFVLFADLMPKRLAMSNSEAIAVKVVRPMIFLIFILKPLIWIFDGAANAIFKILGISTVRQDAMTSEDIYAVMDAGAEAGVLKQQEHHLIENIFEMQERTVTSVMNPREHIVYFDSEAPMSEIVEVMIQEPHHKFLVCHDDDLEHIIGYVESRSYLAAVLEQKQVTLTDKSLLKPALFIPDTLSLFEVLETFKSTGADFAVIVNEYALVVGVITLKDVMSIVMGELVTLEEQPIVQRTENSWLIDGMTPIEDVIRALDIVNLPHSENYETISGFMMFMLRKIPKKTDSIEYAGYRFEILATSHLKIIQLLVTKLDEVI; this is encoded by the coding sequence ATGAGCTTGCTGACTGCCAGCGTGTTTATTTTTATTTTGATTGCCATTAGTGCCTTTGTGTCAAGCTCGGAGTTGGCGCTTGCGTCCTCTCGCAAGATTAAGCTGCAAGTGATGGCAAAAGAAGGAGAGATTCGCGCCCTTGATGTGCTAGGGATGCAAGAGCAGCCGGGGAGCTTTATTACGGTGGTTCAGGTGGCGCTTAACGCGGTGGCGATTTTGGCAGGGGCAATTGGTGAGTCGGCGATCAGCCCGTATCTTGAGCAGCTGTTTCATCATGAGGTTGCCGCCTCCATCGTGTCGTTTGTGATTGTGACCAGTGTGTTTGTGCTGTTTGCCGATTTGATGCCCAAACGCCTTGCGATGTCCAACTCTGAAGCCATTGCGGTTAAAGTCGTGCGACCGATGATATTTTTGATTTTTATCTTAAAGCCTTTGATTTGGATTTTTGATGGCGCGGCAAATGCAATTTTTAAAATTTTGGGCATTTCAACCGTTCGCCAAGATGCGATGACCTCTGAGGACATTTACGCGGTGATGGATGCCGGCGCAGAAGCAGGCGTGCTAAAGCAGCAAGAGCATCATTTGATTGAAAATATTTTTGAGATGCAAGAGCGCACGGTAACCTCGGTGATGAATCCGCGCGAGCATATCGTTTATTTTGACAGTGAAGCGCCGATGAGTGAAATCGTCGAGGTGATGATTCAAGAGCCACATCATAAGTTTTTGGTGTGTCATGACGATGATTTGGAGCACATCATCGGTTATGTCGAGTCGCGAAGCTATTTGGCGGCGGTTTTGGAACAAAAACAAGTGACTTTGACCGACAAATCACTGCTCAAGCCGGCGTTATTTATCCCTGATACCTTATCACTGTTTGAGGTGCTTGAAACGTTTAAATCGACCGGCGCGGACTTTGCGGTGATTGTCAATGAATACGCGCTGGTCGTTGGCGTGATTACCTTAAAGGACGTCATGAGCATCGTCATGGGCGAGCTTGTGACTTTGGAGGAGCAGCCCATCGTTCAGCGTACCGAAAACTCGTGGCTGATTGACGGGATGACGCCGATTGAGGATGTCATCCGCGCCTTAGATATCGTCAATTTGCCGCACAGCGAAAACTACGAAACCATCAGCGGTTTTATGATGTTTATGCTGCGCAAAATCCCAAAAAAAACCGACAGCATTGAATACGCCGGTTACCGATTTGAGATTTTGGCAACCAGTCATTTAAAAATCATTCAATTGCTGGTGACCAAACTTGATGAGGTCATTTAA
- a CDS encoding AI-2E family transporter, with protein sequence MVENWTKEFIIQRLLAITLLAVLFVLCFQVVQFFIVPAIWAAILAYVTFPIYTFFHEKVRFSSNFSAAIMTVGITLLIGIPLVIGVFILQQEALSLITGLVHRIRVGYLDVPESIKQLPVIGQPIKDMLWQINKNPENALEAVRTWVQSHLYYGKVALDVVASSLAKLGMALMTLFFFYRDGINLIRQVRQALRNIIGNRIDGYIDSVGMTTRAVVYGIGLTALAQALLAGIGYYFADAPSPILFTIVTFIVALIPFGTPFAWGGMAIWLLSQGHTVEGIGLGLWGILVISWVDNLIRPIVISGATKIPFIIIFIGVLGGLTAFGFVGLFIGPVVLAIGLAVWREWISQHKNDIFSPKEEVVLVETGGRQTALQNDLKATKRFDTKIDNETNP encoded by the coding sequence ATGGTAGAAAATTGGACAAAAGAGTTTATTATTCAAAGGCTGCTTGCCATCACGCTGCTGGCAGTGTTGTTTGTGCTTTGCTTTCAGGTGGTGCAGTTTTTTATTGTCCCTGCGATTTGGGCGGCGATTTTGGCTTATGTCACCTTTCCAATTTATACTTTTTTTCATGAAAAAGTGCGCTTTAGTTCCAATTTTAGCGCGGCGATTATGACCGTTGGCATCACCTTGCTTATCGGTATTCCCTTGGTGATCGGGGTGTTTATTTTGCAGCAAGAGGCGCTCAGCTTAATCACCGGCTTGGTGCATCGGATTCGGGTCGGGTATTTGGACGTTCCTGAGTCGATTAAGCAGCTGCCCGTCATCGGTCAGCCGATCAAAGACATGCTTTGGCAAATCAATAAAAACCCCGAAAATGCGCTTGAGGCGGTTCGGACTTGGGTGCAGTCGCATCTGTATTATGGCAAGGTGGCGCTTGATGTGGTGGCAAGCAGCCTTGCTAAGCTTGGGATGGCGCTGATGACGTTGTTCTTTTTTTACCGTGACGGCATCAACTTAATCCGCCAAGTCCGCCAAGCCCTGCGCAATATCATTGGCAATCGCATTGATGGTTATATCGATTCGGTGGGGATGACGACAAGGGCGGTGGTTTATGGCATTGGATTGACTGCGCTTGCCCAAGCGCTGCTTGCCGGAATTGGCTATTATTTTGCCGATGCGCCAAGCCCGATTTTATTTACCATTGTCACCTTTATTGTGGCGCTGATTCCCTTTGGGACGCCATTTGCTTGGGGCGGTATGGCAATTTGGCTGCTCAGTCAAGGTCATACGGTTGAGGGTATTGGTCTTGGACTTTGGGGCATTTTGGTTATCAGCTGGGTGGATAATTTAATTCGTCCGATTGTGATTAGCGGCGCCACCAAGATTCCATTTATCATTATTTTTATCGGCGTTTTAGGCGGTCTGACAGCATTTGGCTTTGTGGGATTGTTTATTGGTCCTGTGGTACTTGCCATCGGTCTTGCGGTTTGGCGTGAGTGGATTTCGCAGCATAAAAACGACATTTTCTCCCCAAAAGAGGAGGTTGTTTTGGTCGAAACCGGCGGTCGGCAAACGGCGTTGCAAAACGATTTAAAGGCTACCAAACGCTTTGATACCAAAATTGACAACGAAACAAACCCTTAA
- a CDS encoding 4-phosphoerythronate dehydrogenase, translated as MPITHLDNNKPLTIVADMNIASLEAFFNEATLAQDGNPSKAVNVITTAGRDINSDFLAKTSPDILLIRSVTPINEALLKNNNSVRFIGSATIGTDHVDPHYLAKRNITFANAAGSSKHSVAQYVITAMLTLRPEYWQQPPTLGIIGLGNIGGTLAQYATDLGWQVLGYDPLIPESNINNSSFDTVISQSDVISLHVPLTVDKTAAPIDGSEYPTRHLIDAAALANMPKDTMLINTARGAVVEEAALSVDIEKTARQVVLDVFEHEPTIDADFLAKLAIATPHIAGYSLEGKLRGTQMIYDALCERMGIEPKQAMQQLLPENCYLWSELKAHPDRLIKFYDILQDDAALRAVVFDGKVAGADFDNLRRDYRLRREWQNDMNI; from the coding sequence ATGCCAATCACTCATTTAGACAATAATAAACCGCTAACCATTGTTGCTGATATGAATATCGCCAGCCTTGAGGCTTTTTTTAATGAAGCGACCTTGGCTCAAGATGGCAATCCATCAAAAGCGGTCAATGTCATCACCACGGCAGGTCGTGATATCAATAGCGATTTTTTGGCAAAAACATCACCGGACATTTTGCTGATTCGTTCGGTCACGCCCATTAATGAAGCTTTATTAAAAAATAATAATAGCGTTCGCTTCATCGGCTCAGCGACCATCGGCACGGATCACGTTGACCCGCATTATTTAGCCAAGCGCAATATTACCTTTGCCAACGCCGCGGGCAGCAGCAAGCATTCAGTTGCGCAATACGTGATCACCGCGATGTTGACCTTGCGACCTGAGTATTGGCAACAGCCGCCCACCCTTGGGATTATCGGTCTTGGTAATATTGGCGGCACGCTTGCGCAATATGCGACCGATTTGGGCTGGCAGGTTTTAGGCTATGACCCGTTAATACCTGAGTCAAATATCAACAATTCAAGCTTTGACACCGTGATTAGCCAAAGCGATGTCATCAGCCTGCATGTGCCGTTAACCGTGGATAAAACGGCTGCCCCGATTGATGGCAGTGAGTATCCGACGCGGCATTTGATTGATGCCGCCGCGCTTGCTAACATGCCCAAAGATACCATGCTGATTAACACGGCTCGCGGCGCGGTGGTTGAGGAAGCCGCCTTAAGCGTTGACATTGAAAAGACCGCTCGGCAAGTGGTTCTTGATGTGTTTGAGCATGAGCCGACCATCGATGCCGATTTTTTAGCCAAGCTTGCCATTGCCACACCGCACATTGCTGGTTATAGCTTAGAGGGCAAACTTCGCGGCACGCAGATGATTTATGACGCGCTTTGTGAGCGCATGGGCATTGAGCCTAAGCAAGCCATGCAGCAACTGCTTCCTGAAAACTGCTATTTGTGGTCAGAGCTCAAAGCCCATCCGGACAGATTGATTAAATTTTATGACATTTTGCAAGATGATGCCGCGCTGCGAGCCGTCGTTTTTGATGGCAAGGTAGCAGGGGCAGACTTTGATAACTTGCGCCGCGACTATCGACTGCGCCGCGAGTGGCAAAATGACATGAACATTTAA
- a CDS encoding NAD+ synthase, with protein sequence MSKDNDQAHQQSTPKPPDHITFAMAQSHFLVGDIQNNVKKMRDLAVEARDKGANVIVFPEMSLLGYPPQDLLLRPSLSGRIKSALASLSDINDIVMIIGYPHVDHHGTFNSAAILHNGQQKGFYHKQYLPNYGVFDERRYFDKGRNQVLFDYKGVTIGLLICEDLWEKNLISELKDQGAQLIVSLNASPFEIDKQESRKAMLAKRSSDNNLPILYINAVGGQDDLVFDGGSLAVQADGEVAHEASRFLSCLRIVNFDVKTLRFDSQTKAPLTLSHESEMYQALVVGLRDYVNYSGFGGVILGLSGGIDSALSLCIAVDALGADKVYAVMMPYEYTSKISLEDAQAQARRLNVSYTVCPIFDAVEGIRHTLAPLFNKSPLDATEENIQARARGVILMALSNKFGHLVITTGNKSELAVGYSTLYGDMAGGFDVLKDVYKSQVYRLASYRNRLEDTPVIPERVITRAPSAELRADQEDQDSLPDYDVLDGILALYIDEDLGYQDIVDKGFDGDLVTRVLKMVDNSEFKRQQAAIGTKITKKAFGRERRYPLVNKWSIKA encoded by the coding sequence ATGTCAAAAGACAACGACCAAGCTCACCAACAATCGACGCCAAAGCCGCCCGATCATATTACTTTTGCGATGGCGCAGTCGCATTTTTTGGTGGGTGATATTCAAAACAATGTGAAAAAAATGCGCGATTTGGCGGTAGAAGCCCGCGATAAAGGCGCGAACGTGATCGTGTTTCCTGAAATGTCGCTGCTGGGCTATCCGCCGCAAGATTTGTTGCTGCGCCCAAGCCTATCGGGTCGCATCAAAAGTGCGCTTGCCTCACTAAGCGATATCAACGATATCGTCATGATTATCGGCTATCCGCACGTTGACCATCACGGCACGTTCAACTCAGCGGCGATTTTGCACAACGGTCAGCAAAAAGGCTTTTATCACAAGCAGTACCTGCCCAATTATGGCGTTTTTGATGAGCGCCGCTACTTTGATAAAGGTCGCAATCAGGTTTTATTTGATTATAAAGGCGTGACCATTGGGCTACTCATTTGCGAAGATTTGTGGGAAAAAAACCTCATCTCTGAGCTCAAAGACCAAGGCGCGCAGTTGATTGTTAGCCTTAATGCGTCGCCGTTTGAAATCGATAAGCAAGAGTCGCGAAAAGCCATGCTCGCCAAACGCAGCAGCGACAATAACTTGCCGATTTTGTATATCAATGCGGTCGGCGGTCAAGACGATTTGGTGTTTGATGGTGGCTCGCTTGCCGTTCAAGCAGATGGCGAGGTGGCTCACGAAGCCTCGCGCTTTTTAAGCTGCTTGCGGATTGTCAACTTTGACGTAAAAACCTTGCGCTTTGACAGCCAGACCAAAGCGCCACTCACCTTAAGCCACGAGTCAGAGATGTATCAAGCGTTGGTGGTTGGGCTTCGCGATTATGTCAATTATTCAGGGTTTGGCGGGGTGATTTTGGGCTTATCCGGCGGGATTGATTCGGCGCTGAGCCTTTGTATCGCCGTCGATGCGCTTGGCGCGGACAAGGTTTATGCGGTGATGATGCCGTACGAGTACACCTCAAAAATCAGCCTTGAGGACGCGCAAGCCCAAGCGCGCAGGCTCAATGTGTCTTATACCGTCTGTCCGATTTTTGATGCGGTTGAAGGCATCCGGCATACGCTCGCACCCCTATTTAACAAGTCGCCGCTTGATGCCACCGAAGAGAACATCCAAGCGCGCGCTCGCGGGGTGATTTTGATGGCGCTGTCTAACAAATTTGGGCATTTGGTCATCACCACCGGCAATAAGTCTGAGCTTGCGGTCGGCTACTCAACCCTTTATGGCGATATGGCAGGCGGCTTTGATGTGCTAAAAGACGTTTATAAGTCGCAAGTTTATCGCTTGGCAAGTTACCGCAACCGCTTGGAGGACACGCCTGTCATTCCTGAGCGGGTCATCACCAGAGCGCCGTCAGCGGAGCTTCGCGCTGACCAAGAAGACCAAGACAGCTTGCCGGATTATGATGTCCTTGATGGTATTTTGGCGCTGTATATCGATGAGGACCTGGGATATCAAGACATTGTCGATAAAGGCTTTGATGGCGATTTGGTGACCCGAGTGCTTAAAATGGTCGATAACAGTGAGTTTAAACGCCAACAAGCGGCTATCGGTACCAAGATTACCAAAAAGGCCTTTGGTCGTGAGCGGCGCTACCCACTCGTCAACAAGTGGTCAATTAAAGCCTAA
- a CDS encoding 5-(carboxyamino)imidazole ribonucleotide synthase, with amino-acid sequence MTQANSPSHAPKTIGILGGGQLAMMLAEAAIPLGFRCVFLEDSDHCPASLYGQVFKSDELEAFIHAADVFTLEFENTPTETVEKLAKLSNQKGSNKCGMFPPPIALDIAQDRLKEKRMFNELAIQTVPFEAVSSLEELQSACQKLGLPIVLKTSRGGYDGKGQVVVRTENEINNAWDELKDAVSGNGQLTSTPAPLIAEGFVNFSREVSIIAARDQNGAVRCYDLVENHHFEGILAKTQAPAVGTSHLTPLAQSAISKIMAHLDYVGILALELFVAKDDRGNDYLVANEIAPRVHNSGHWSIEGAITSQFENHIRAVVGLPLGDTDNVHPSIMINVIGQYPDISELLAIDSAHYHSYHKTEREGRKIAHITVMPNDVCDLEAALSKIIAVLPNKVGLASHLENNALEAAHQAAAVVNDEADDKTGDKQSKPTAKAVK; translated from the coding sequence ATGACCCAAGCCAACTCCCCTAGTCACGCGCCCAAAACCATCGGAATTTTAGGCGGCGGTCAACTGGCAATGATGCTTGCTGAAGCCGCCATTCCGCTTGGCTTTCGCTGCGTATTTTTAGAAGATAGCGACCACTGCCCAGCAAGCCTCTACGGTCAAGTCTTTAAAAGCGATGAGCTTGAGGCGTTTATTCATGCCGCCGATGTGTTCACCCTTGAATTTGAAAACACGCCGACCGAAACGGTTGAAAAACTTGCCAAGTTATCGAATCAAAAAGGCAGTAATAAATGCGGCATGTTCCCGCCACCAATCGCGCTTGACATTGCCCAAGACCGCTTAAAAGAAAAGCGCATGTTTAACGAGCTTGCTATTCAGACCGTGCCCTTTGAAGCAGTCAGCTCGCTTGAGGAATTACAAAGCGCTTGCCAAAAACTAGGCTTACCGATTGTACTTAAAACCAGTCGCGGCGGCTATGATGGCAAAGGTCAGGTGGTTGTTAGAACAGAAAATGAAATTAATAACGCTTGGGACGAATTAAAAGACGCGGTCAGCGGCAACGGTCAATTAACCTCGACCCCTGCCCCCTTAATTGCCGAAGGCTTTGTGAACTTTAGCCGCGAGGTGTCCATCATTGCCGCTCGCGACCAAAACGGCGCGGTTCGCTGTTATGATTTGGTTGAAAACCATCACTTCGAGGGCATTTTGGCAAAAACGCAAGCCCCTGCTGTCGGAACGAGCCATTTAACCCCCCTTGCCCAATCCGCCATCAGTAAAATCATGGCGCACCTTGATTACGTAGGCATTTTAGCGCTTGAACTGTTCGTTGCCAAAGATGATCGCGGTAATGATTATTTGGTGGCTAACGAGATTGCCCCGCGCGTTCACAACTCAGGGCACTGGAGCATTGAGGGCGCAATCACCAGTCAATTTGAAAACCATATCCGCGCCGTGGTGGGCTTGCCGCTTGGCGATACTGACAACGTTCACCCGTCGATTATGATTAACGTCATCGGTCAATATCCGGACATAAGCGAGCTGCTTGCCATCGATAGCGCTCATTATCACAGCTATCATAAGACCGAGCGCGAAGGTCGCAAAATTGCCCACATTACCGTTATGCCAAACGACGTTTGCGATTTAGAAGCCGCCTTAAGTAAAATTATCGCCGTATTGCCTAATAAAGTTGGTCTTGCAAGCCATTTAGAAAATAACGCTTTAGAAGCTGCCCATCAAGCCGCAGCCGTTGTGAATGATGAAGCGGATGATAAAACCGGCGATAAGCAATCAAAGCCAACCGCTAAGGCAGTAAAATAA
- the purE gene encoding 5-(carboxyamino)imidazole ribonucleotide mutase, with product MSQVPNQAASHSNVPEPVISPKGVAKVGIIMGSQSDWATMREAAQLLADFDIAFSCEVVSAHRTPDRLFDFAKSAKANGLQVIIAGAGGAAHLPGMCASQTSLPVLGVPVKSSILSGWDSLLSIVQMPKGVAVGTLAIGTAGAYNAALLAIQILALHDADAAQKLDTLRQNQTETVLASPTPGIING from the coding sequence ATGAGCCAAGTTCCCAATCAAGCGGCTAGTCATTCAAACGTCCCAGAGCCTGTTATCTCGCCAAAAGGTGTCGCCAAAGTCGGCATCATCATGGGGTCGCAGTCCGACTGGGCAACGATGCGCGAAGCGGCGCAATTGCTTGCGGACTTTGATATTGCCTTTTCTTGTGAGGTGGTGTCAGCGCACCGAACGCCCGACCGTTTATTTGATTTTGCCAAATCAGCAAAAGCCAACGGTTTGCAAGTCATCATCGCAGGCGCAGGCGGCGCAGCCCACCTGCCAGGAATGTGCGCCAGTCAAACGTCCCTGCCCGTGCTTGGCGTTCCGGTAAAATCATCAATTTTAAGCGGTTGGGACAGTTTGCTGTCCATCGTTCAGATGCCAAAAGGCGTTGCGGTTGGCACGCTTGCTATTGGAACTGCAGGGGCTTATAACGCGGCGCTGCTTGCCATTCAAATTTTAGCGCTTCATGATGCTGATGCTGCCCAAAAGCTTGACACTTTGCGCCAAAATCAAACCGAAACGGTGCTGGCAAGCCCGACTCCTGGCATTATTAACGGCTAA
- a CDS encoding rhomboid family intramembrane serine protease: MAWQNKTLFNRLIFYPPAISAGQWDRFVTHGFIHADSMHLLFNMFTLYFFGRAIEGLYREFVFGYGFVIFYVLAIVAAMIPSYIKNKRNASYLSLGASGGVSAVLFAFILLAPWEMIYLFAVIPIPAIVFAIAYVAYSIYANKQGGSNINHLAHLWGGAFGVVATIILHPPILLHFLNALISPQF, encoded by the coding sequence ATGGCTTGGCAAAATAAAACCCTATTTAATCGGCTGATTTTTTACCCGCCGGCGATAAGCGCGGGACAATGGGACAGGTTTGTCACCCACGGGTTTATTCATGCTGACAGTATGCATTTGCTATTTAACATGTTTACCCTGTATTTTTTTGGTCGCGCGATTGAAGGCTTATACCGCGAGTTTGTATTTGGCTATGGCTTTGTGATTTTTTATGTGCTGGCTATTGTCGCCGCGATGATTCCAAGCTATATTAAAAACAAACGTAACGCGAGCTATTTAAGTCTTGGCGCTTCAGGCGGCGTTTCTGCCGTGTTGTTTGCCTTTATCTTGCTTGCGCCTTGGGAGATGATTTATTTATTTGCCGTTATTCCCATTCCGGCGATTGTGTTTGCTATAGCCTACGTCGCGTATAGCATTTATGCCAACAAACAAGGCGGCTCAAACATCAACCACTTGGCGCATTTGTGGGGCGGCGCATTTGGGGTAGTGGCGACCATTATTTTGCATCCGCCGATTTTATTGCACTTTTTAAATGCCCTAATTTCTCCTCAGTTTTAA
- the epmA gene encoding EF-P lysine aminoacylase EpmA codes for MTAQIATFSTGNSALKLSVANKSFAPTMTLAMAKQRAKMLIDIRAFFAEREVLEVQTPLLSRSANTDTFLQSVRADVHYQDKPMSYYLHTSPEFAMKRLLASWRSPIFQICPVFRDNEIGRRHNIEFTMLEWYRPDFSLSQLAEELRLLLEAVSKRPVVLNHYRYIDAFLDFVGIHPLTASIEALQAVAEDKGVASVDFSGMDSEDIRQGWLDLLFSHLVEPNLGHELPTLIIDYPKATAALAKTAIDKDGNEVARRFELYINGIEIANAYDELADSALLRSRFEADNARRRYHGLPIMPIDEHLLAASENLPNCSGIAVGFDRLLMVITGATSLSEVIPFPSDLA; via the coding sequence ATGACGGCGCAAATCGCGACATTTTCAACGGGCAATTCAGCGCTAAAGCTAAGCGTTGCAAACAAAAGCTTTGCGCCGACGATGACACTTGCGATGGCAAAACAGCGCGCCAAAATGCTGATCGATATCCGCGCGTTTTTTGCCGAAAGGGAGGTTTTGGAGGTGCAAACGCCACTGTTATCAAGGTCGGCAAATACCGATACCTTTTTGCAGTCGGTTCGCGCGGACGTTCATTATCAAGACAAGCCAATGAGTTATTATTTGCACACCTCACCTGAATTTGCCATGAAGCGGCTGTTGGCAAGTTGGCGTTCGCCGATATTTCAGATTTGCCCTGTCTTTCGTGATAACGAAATCGGTCGGCGGCACAATATCGAATTTACCATGCTGGAATGGTATCGCCCCGATTTTAGCTTATCTCAGCTTGCCGAAGAGCTGCGATTATTGCTTGAGGCGGTGTCAAAACGTCCGGTCGTGCTCAATCATTACCGCTATATCGATGCGTTTTTGGACTTTGTGGGCATTCATCCGCTGACCGCCAGTATAGAAGCGCTTCAAGCGGTGGCTGAGGATAAGGGCGTGGCATCGGTTGATTTTTCGGGAATGGATAGCGAGGATATCCGCCAAGGTTGGCTTGATTTGTTATTTAGCCATTTGGTTGAGCCAAACTTAGGTCATGAGTTGCCGACCTTAATTATCGACTACCCCAAAGCCACTGCTGCCCTTGCAAAAACCGCGATTGATAAAGATGGCAATGAGGTTGCGCGCCGCTTTGAGCTTTATATCAACGGCATTGAGATTGCCAATGCTTATGATGAATTGGCGGACAGCGCGCTGCTGCGGTCACGCTTTGAGGCGGATAATGCTCGCCGCCGTTATCATGGATTGCCGATTATGCCAATTGATGAGCACTTACTGGCAGCAAGTGAAAACCTGCCCAATTGCAGCGGCATTGCGGTCGGGTTTGACAGATTGCTCATGGTGATAACTGGCGCAACGTCACTGAGCGAGGTTATCCCATTTCCAAGTGATTTGGCGTAA